The following proteins are co-located in the Onychomys torridus chromosome 6, mOncTor1.1, whole genome shotgun sequence genome:
- the C6H1orf68 gene encoding skin-specific protein 32 isoform X1 — protein sequence MCDQQKQPQFLPSCVKGSGLGAGQGGNGAFGKGQVSGQAQTVYAPGPAPCQPQTIVRYSAPVPAQTYVRYQVPCQTKTYVKCPAPCQTYVKCPAPCQTTYVKCPPPCQTTYVKCPPPCQTTYVKCPAPCQTTCVKCPAPCQAQTYYVQYPAPSQTYYTQAASSGSGSQGGVPDPCSAPCSMSYCCLAPRTFGVSPLRRWVQRPQGWNTGSSSCCEDSGCCSSGGCGGCGSGGCGSGGCGSGGCGGCGCGSGCCCLGIIPMRSRGPACCDNGDDCCC from the exons GTTTCTTCCATCTTGTGTGAAGGGTTCGGGACTTGGAGCTGGGCAAGGTGGCAATGGTGCCTTTGGAAAGGGCCAGGTTTCAGGACAA GCCCAAACTGTTTATGCTCCGGGACCTGCCCCTTGCCAGCCTCAAACCATCGTGAGATACTCAGCTCCAGTTCCTGCTCAAACTTATGTGAGATATCAAGTTCCATGCCAGACCAAAACCTATGTGAAATGCCCAGCTCCCTGCCAGACATACGTGAAATGCCCAGCTCCATGCCAGACTACTTATGTGAAGTGCCCACCCCCATGCCAGACGACTTATGTGAAGTGCCCACCCCCATGCCAGACGACCTATGTGAAGTGTCCAGCCCCATGCCAGACGACCTGTGTCAAATGTCCAGCTCCCTGCCAGGCTCAGACGTATTATGTCCAGTATCCAGCTCCTAGCCAGACCTACTACACTCAGGCTGCTTCAAGTGGCTCAGGTTCTCAGGGTGGTGTCCCTGACCCATGCTCTGCTCCTTGTTCCATGAGCTACTGCTGTTTGGCTCCCCGGACCTTTGGGGTGAGTCCTCTGAGACGCTGGGTCCAGCGGCCCCAAGGATGGAACACAGGATCTTCTAGCTGCTGTGAGGATTCTGGGTGCTGCAGTTCTGGAGGTTGTGGAGGTTGCGGCTCTGGAGGCTGCGGCTCTGGAGGCTGTGGCTCTGGAGGCTGcggaggctgtggctgtggttctGGGTGCTGCTGTTTGGGAATTATTCCCATGAGGTCCCGAGGTCCTGCATGCTGTGACAATGGGGATGATTGCTGTTGTTAA
- the C6H1orf68 gene encoding skin-specific protein 32 isoform X2: MCDQQKQPQFLPSCVKGSGLGAGQGGNGAFGKGQVSGQAQTVYAPGPAPCQPQTIVRYSAPVPAQTYVRYQVPCQTKTYVKCPAPCQTYVKCPAPCQTTYVKCPPPCQTTYVKCPPPCQTTYVKCPAPCQTTCVKCPAPCQAQTYYVQYPAPSQTYYTQAASSGSGSQGGVPDPCSAPCSMSYCCLAPRTFGVSPLRRWVQRPQGWNTGSSSCCEDSGCCSSGGCCGSGGCGGCGCGSGCCCLGIIPMRSRGPACCDNGDDCCC; the protein is encoded by the exons GTTTCTTCCATCTTGTGTGAAGGGTTCGGGACTTGGAGCTGGGCAAGGTGGCAATGGTGCCTTTGGAAAGGGCCAGGTTTCAGGACAA GCCCAAACTGTTTATGCTCCGGGACCTGCCCCTTGCCAGCCTCAAACCATCGTGAGATACTCAGCTCCAGTTCCTGCTCAAACTTATGTGAGATATCAAGTTCCATGCCAGACCAAAACCTATGTGAAATGCCCAGCTCCCTGCCAGACATACGTGAAATGCCCAGCTCCATGCCAGACTACTTATGTGAAGTGCCCACCCCCATGCCAGACGACTTATGTGAAGTGCCCACCCCCATGCCAGACGACCTATGTGAAGTGTCCAGCCCCATGCCAGACGACCTGTGTCAAATGTCCAGCTCCCTGCCAGGCTCAGACGTATTATGTCCAGTATCCAGCTCCTAGCCAGACCTACTACACTCAGGCTGCTTCAAGTGGCTCAGGTTCTCAGGGTGGTGTCCCTGACCCATGCTCTGCTCCTTGTTCCATGAGCTACTGCTGTTTGGCTCCCCGGACCTTTGGGGTGAGTCCTCTGAGACGCTGGGTCCAGCGGCCCCAAGGATGGAACACAGGATCTTCTAGCTGCTGTGAGGATTCTGGGTGCTGCAGTTCTGGAGGTT GCTGTGGCTCTGGAGGCTGcggaggctgtggctgtggttctGGGTGCTGCTGTTTGGGAATTATTCCCATGAGGTCCCGAGGTCCTGCATGCTGTGACAATGGGGATGATTGCTGTTGTTAA